The following DNA comes from Candidatus Nitrosotalea okcheonensis.
TGTCAAGTCTTGCATATTCCACATCCTTGAAAGCAGAATGCTGCCAGATCCAAGAGCCCAGAATATTTCTTGCAGACGCATTTAGTACGTGAGTACTTGTGTGATTTCGTGTTATTCCATATCTTCTAGCTGAATCGATTTTACAACTTGCAACTATACCTTCTTTTGGTACCTCTCCTTCTCTGACCTCATGTAATACAACATTTCCATGCTTGCTTACATCTATCACATCAAACTCTTCGATTTTTCCATGATCTGGCTCTTGACCTCCACCTCTTGCATAAAATGATGTCTTGTCAAGTATGACAAATTTGTTTTTTATTATTTTGAGTACTTTGGCCTTGAACTCGTGTGGATCATCTTTGTAATATAGTAAATCTGTATCAGGTATTCCCTCCAGGTCTAGTTCTTCTTTCTTCTCTGTCTTCTCTGACTGGTGCAAATCTGATAGTCTTTCGTAAAATGTAGAGGGAATTTCCTGTATTATATGAGATTCTTTGAGAAAGTCTGGAGTTATACCATCTGATTCATACAGGCGGATGAGATCATCCACTGATAATTTCTTGTTTTGTGTCTTGAATGTAGTTGCCATGTTTTTCATTCTGACTTTTGACTCGTTGTAACGATTCTTCTCTATCTCGATTATTGTTTTTACATCATTACGAGTTTGTTCAAGTTCTGGATATGTAGATTTTAGATAATCTATGTGAAGATCAATTAGATTGTTAAGGTCAAAATTCCAGCCAAATCTATCAATAGTTGCCAACGTCCTTCTGAGAATCATCCTCAAGTTGTAGCCACCTCCCACATTGCTTGGTAATGCACCATCAGAAATTGCAAAGACCAGCGTTCTCAAGTGATCTGCTATCATGTAGATCCCTTCAAGTGGAGAAATTATTTTATCTTGTTTTGTTTCATCCAACCCTGCAATTTTTGCAGCCATCTTTCTGACTATGGCAATATCGTTTGATTCTGAGAGGGCCTTTGCCACTGACATGAAATATTTGGATATTGTGCCAGAATCTATGTCGATACCTATCTTGGTTATCATATGTTTTGTTATGGGTCCAAAACAGCAATCATAAGCAGTAGGGGTTCCCATTGTAATCCATGCAAACCTCTCAAGACCGGCACCCATGTCTATGATCTTTTGATCCAATACGGAATAATTGGTCAGATCGCCTTGAAATTCCGTGAATACTGCATTGCCAAGTTCTAATCCTCTTACAAAGTACTCAAGTGATGATCCAAAGGATCCTCCACCGGCCCACACATCTTCTACAAACACTATCTCCTTTTTGTTGATTCCAAATCTTTCTGTAAGTAATTTGAAATCAAGCTCCACGCATTTATCCTTCCAATATCCTTGTGAGTTTGGTATGCTATGTTGTCCTATCATACAAAAACTGGAAAAATGTCTACCGGTTACTCCTACATTTTCAATGTCTTTGAATCTAAGACAAGTTTGTGGAACAATCAGTGGGTTGGCAGGAAATTCAAAGACAACTTTGGAACCCATTACTCTTTGAAAGTCCACAATGGATGCAATTGTAAAATAAAGATCATCCCGCCATCTGCAAACTACTGGATATCTCCCAACTGATTTGTGATTATTTTGTACAAAAAACGATTCTACTTCCTTCCATGCTTGCGTATAATCAAATCTCTTGTTTGTAGGAGGGTCTCCAATAAACGAATAACTGTTTTCTATATGATCAGGACACATGCTAATATTGTCATCCAAAGTCCAGAAAAACCTGCGACACTTGATACATGATTTCCTCCTAAATCCTTCATTTTCAAATAATGCGACCTTGTAGTATCTGTCTGGATCAGTAGAAAACTTTGAAAGGATCTGGTCCTTGTCCATTTCACAATTTTTCCTTCTGACTGATATTAAGCATTCTGAAGCAACACATTAAATATGATTTACTAGGAAAGTTTCTCATGTTTACAAAAAAAGGTTGGAAGGAAGGAGACCATGTATTTGCATCACAGCCAAATGGCGAACATAGGGATATTGTTATAGGAATTGTAACTGGAGTAGAGAATTCCAACATTGGAGTTAATGGTATGATAATAAATCCTGTAGGGCTGAAGAATAAAGTATCTCAAGGAAAAGCTGGACCTCAATCGTTAGAACTTTTGAAGAATCCCGATCCAAAAGAATGCATATTTGCTTTGATCTACAGGGTAGAACACAATAATTTTACTGGAGTTTTTGATATCACCACTGATCATGTTGAAAAAATACACAAAAACATTCACAATATTATTTCTGGCTGGGTTAGAGAATCTATACCTGAATTGATTAACAACGTACTCTCTCTGCCAGATGGTGTAGAAAAGGAGCAAGCAAAGCGAATCTTAAAACAAAGAATGGATACACTTTATGACAAGGACTTGAAGAAATACATGTATTCTATTTGTCGAGGTCTTAAAATCTTAAACTAGAGAAATCATTTTAGATTTATTTTTTACATGCCTCCATAGTTTTATATTATGCCTCTTGCAAAATTTGTTTACAATGGAATACGTATACGCTGCGTTGCTTTTGCACAAACAAAAGAAGGAAATCAACGAAGCAAATATTGCTAATGTTGTCAAGGCTTCAGGTGCTGAAGTTAATGAGGCACAAGTAAAGGCACTTGTTGCTGCACTCGCAGATGTAAACATTGAGGAAGCAATAAAGGCTGCCCCAGTAGCAGTTGCTGCACCTGCAGCACCATCAGGTGGAGGCGCATCGGAAGCAAAGAAAGAGGCTGATCTGCCATCTGCAAAGACAGAAGAACAGGCAATGGAAGGTCTTTCTGCACTATTTGGTTAAAACTGTAAATCTATTCCCTTTTTTGTAATCTCTTAAACGTTATTTACTATAGTTCTGGTTACTTTGTTATTTGACTGAACTATCATCTCCAATTCAAACTATTGTGTTGATATTGGATTTGTTTGGAACGATGGCTTTTGCAGTTACTGGGGCATTCAAGGCAATTGAACACAAAGCAGACATTGTAGGAATTATAATTCTTGCAACTATCACTGGTGTAGCTGGAGGTACTATGAGGGACATAATACTTGGACATTTTCCACCCCATTCTATATCTGATCCAAATTATGTGATAATTACTACTGTTACTGGCATTGTCATATTCTTTCTTTATCCTAGAATGCAAAAACACTGGAATTTGTTTTTAAAATTCGATGCTCTCGGATTGGGTGTCTTTACTGCCATCGGGGCAACTCTGGCATATCAATTGTTTGGGATGAATTTTCTAGCGATGGCCATGGCTGGAATGATAACTGCAGTAGGTGGGGGAATCTTGAGGGATATGTTTGTAAATGAAGTACCTATGGTTTTTGTCAAAGAACTGTATGCATCAGCAAGTTTTCTAGGCGTTGTTGTTTTTTACATTCTTCTAATAGTCCAACTTCAAATAGAAGTGGCAACAGTCGGCTCAATACTAGTTACAACAATACTGCGATTGGTTGCCATGAAATACAACTGGAATCTGCCCAAAGTACGCTAAAATATTATCTTGCTAATTTATTGAGGACTGTAACCCTTTA
Coding sequences within:
- the alaS gene encoding alanine--tRNA ligase is translated as MDKDQILSKFSTDPDRYYKVALFENEGFRRKSCIKCRRFFWTLDDNISMCPDHIENSYSFIGDPPTNKRFDYTQAWKEVESFFVQNNHKSVGRYPVVCRWRDDLYFTIASIVDFQRVMGSKVVFEFPANPLIVPQTCLRFKDIENVGVTGRHFSSFCMIGQHSIPNSQGYWKDKCVELDFKLLTERFGINKKEIVFVEDVWAGGGSFGSSLEYFVRGLELGNAVFTEFQGDLTNYSVLDQKIIDMGAGLERFAWITMGTPTAYDCCFGPITKHMITKIGIDIDSGTISKYFMSVAKALSESNDIAIVRKMAAKIAGLDETKQDKIISPLEGIYMIADHLRTLVFAISDGALPSNVGGGYNLRMILRRTLATIDRFGWNFDLNNLIDLHIDYLKSTYPELEQTRNDVKTIIEIEKNRYNESKVRMKNMATTFKTQNKKLSVDDLIRLYESDGITPDFLKESHIIQEIPSTFYERLSDLHQSEKTEKKEELDLEGIPDTDLLYYKDDPHEFKAKVLKIIKNKFVILDKTSFYARGGGQEPDHGKIEEFDVIDVSKHGNVVLHEVREGEVPKEGIVASCKIDSARRYGITRNHTSTHVLNASARNILGSWIWQHSAFKDVEYARLDITHHSNLTEDEIMKIEDLANTTIRKNIPVLINQFERGEAEQEYGFRIYQGGVVPVKLVRIVNIEGFDVEACGGTHVQKTGEIGLIKITKAERIQDGVVRLEFVSSKSALKYTQNQDQKISHIVKSLGSSKEKMLESFEHVMKDSDDAKKRLRHIIKRTSEASAREAISQAKSIGKIKLYSTVDEELDEEFHISVGEMATKIDKSLIYCAFIVKNESIKIISFSGADAIPIKKAGDLVKEVSKVLGGSGGGRDAFGQGGGKDLSKIKDALLTIEKSILGER
- the rpl12p gene encoding 50S ribosomal protein P1, whose protein sequence is MEYVYAALLLHKQKKEINEANIANVVKASGAEVNEAQVKALVAALADVNIEEAIKAAPVAVAAPAAPSGGGASEAKKEADLPSAKTEEQAMEGLSALFG
- a CDS encoding trimeric intracellular cation channel family protein, which produces MTELSSPIQTIVLILDLFGTMAFAVTGAFKAIEHKADIVGIIILATITGVAGGTMRDIILGHFPPHSISDPNYVIITTVTGIVIFFLYPRMQKHWNLFLKFDALGLGVFTAIGATLAYQLFGMNFLAMAMAGMITAVGGGILRDMFVNEVPMVFVKELYASASFLGVVVFYILLIVQLQIEVATVGSILVTTILRLVAMKYNWNLPKVR